A stretch of Vicia villosa cultivar HV-30 ecotype Madison, WI unplaced genomic scaffold, Vvil1.0 ctg.001936F_1_1, whole genome shotgun sequence DNA encodes these proteins:
- the LOC131637170 gene encoding ARM REPEAT PROTEIN INTERACTING WITH ABF2-like gives MELQKRPDQNLPEKKGQKRKLEEESQHDSQISLPPTGDARDALVSDVNQHVSILLSTFSWNESDRASAKRATHALADLAKNEEVVNVIVEGGAVPALIKHLQPPPLPEHDVPKPFEHEVEKGSAFALGLLAVKPEHQQLIVDNGALKHLVDLLKRHNNGLTSRAINSLIRRAADAITNLAHENSSIKTRVRTEGGIPPLVHLLEFADTKVQRAAAGALRTLAFKNDENKNQIVECNSLPTLILMLRSEDAAIHYEAVGVIGNLVHSSPNIKKEVILAGALQPVIGLLSSCCSESQREAALLLGQFAATDSDCKVHIVQRGAVRPLIEMLQSPDVQLREMSAFALGRLAQDTHNQAGIAHTGGLMPLLKLLDSKNGSLQHNAAFALYGLAENEDNVPDFIRVGGIKKLQDGEFIIQATKDCVSKTLKRLEEKIHGRVLNHLLYLMRVSEKAFQRRVALALAHLCSADDQRKIFIDHNGLELLIGLLGSSCPKQQLDGAVALCKLANKAMAMSPIDAAPPSPTPQVYLGEQYVNNATLSDVTFLVEGKRFYAHRICLLASSDAFRAMFDGGYREKDARDIEIPNIRWEVFELMMRFIYTGSVDLTVEVAQDLLRAADQYLLEGLKRLCEYTIAQDVSLESVSNMYELSEAFNAISLRHTCILFILEHLDKLSAMPGHTDLIQRTIPEIRNYFVKALTKGNSNIQP, from the exons ATGGAGCTTCAGAAGCGTCCAGATCAAAACCTACCGGAGAAGAAAGGCCAGAAAAGGAAACTGGAGGAGGAATCTCAACACGACTCACAGATCTCTCTTCCTCCCACCGGCGACGCACGCGACGCACTTGTATCCGACGTCAACCAGCACGTTTCAATTCTCCTCTCCACTTTTTCATGGAACGAATCCGATAGAGCTTCTGCTAAACGCGCCACTCACGCCCTCGCGGATCTTGCCAAAAACG AGGAAGTTGTAAACGTGATTGTTGAAGGAGGCGCTGTTCCGGCTTTGATTAAGCATCTTCAACCGCCTCCTTTGCCTGAACACGACGTTCCGAAGCCGTTTGAGCACGAGGTCGAGAAAGGTAGCGCATTCGCACTTGGACTTCTTGCAGTCAAG CCAGAGCATCAACAACTCATTGTTGACAACGGTGCTTTGAAGCATCTTGTTGATCTTTTGAAAAGGCATAACAACGGTTTAACATCACGTGCCATTAATAGTCTCATTCGGAGGGCTGCAGATGCGATCACTAACCTTGCTCATGAAAACAGCAGTATTAAAACCCGTGTTAG GACGGAAGGTGGGATTCCACCATTAGTTCATTTGCTTGAATTTGCGGATACAAAAGTGCAAAGAGCAGCTGCTGGTGCATTACGGACCCTCGCTTttaaaaatgatgaaaataagaatCAG ATTGTTGAATGCAATTCTCTTCCAACTCTGATTCTGATGCTTCGGTCAGAAGACGCTGCTATTCATTATGAAGCG GTTGGTGTGATCGGAAATCTGGTCCACTCCTCTCCCAATATAAAGAAAGAAGTTATTCTTGCTGGAGCCTTACAACCTGTTATTGGATTACTTAG CTCTTGTTGCTCTGAAAGCCAGAGGGAAGCAGCGTTGTTACTTGGACAGTTTGCAGCAACTGATTCAGATTGTAAG gttcaCATTGTACAGAGAGGTGCTGTCCGACCTCTGATAGAGATGCTTCAGTCTCCTGATGTTCAACTCAGAGAAATGTCTGCTTTTGCATTGGGGAGATTGGCACAG GACACACATAACCAAGCTGGTATTGCACATACTGGTGGCTTAATGCCATTACTGAAGCTTCTTGACTCAAAAAATGGGTCTTTGCAGCATAATGCTGCTTTTGCTCTTTATGGCCTTGCAGAGAACGAG GATAATGTGCCCGACTTTATTAGGGTAGGTGGAATTAAGAAACTCCAGGATGGAGAGTTTATTATTCAA GCAACTAAGGATTGTGTTTCTAAGACATTGAAAAGACTAGAAGAGAAGATTCATGGTCGT GTGCTGAACCATTTATTATATCTTATGCGGGTTTCAGAAAAGGCATTCCAAAGACGAGTTGCTTTGGCTCTTGCCCATCTTTGTTCTGCAGACGACCAGAGAAAAATATTTATTGACCACAATG GACTGGAGTTGCTTATTGGGCTTCTTGGCTCATCATGCCCTAAGCAGCAACTTGATGGTGCCGTGGCTTTATGCAAGTTGGCCAACAAAGCTATGGCTATGTCTCCTATTGATGCTGCTCCTCCATCCCCAACACCCCAG GTCTATCTGGGAGAGCAGTATGTAAACAATGCTACCTTATCAGATGTTACATTTTTAGTTGAAG GTAAACGGTTTTATGCCCACAGAATCTGTTTACTTGCTTCTTCAGATGCATTTCGTGCAATGTTTGATGGTGGTTATAGG GAGAAGGATGCAAGGGACATTGAGATACCAAATATTAGATGGGAGGTCTTTGAGCTGATGATGAG ATTTATATATACTGGATCAGTTGATCTCACTGTTGAAGTTGCTCAAGATCTCCTCCGAGCAGCTGATCAATATCTTTTAGAAGGGCTTAAGAGACTATGTGAATACACAATTGCACAG GATGTATCACTGGAGAGTGTGTCAAATATGTATGAACTTTCGGAAGCCTTCAATGCCATATCATTGAGACACACATGCATCCTTTTTATCTTGGAGCACTTAGATAAATTAAGTGCAATGCCAGG ACACACTGATTTGATTCAGCGAACAATACCAGAGATCCGCAATTACTTTGTTAAAGCTCTTACGAAGGGGAACTCCAACATCCAGCCATAG